The genomic stretch AATCCGGATGGTACGTTTACGTATATACCGAATCCGGGATTCGTAGGTACCGACACATTTAATGTGGTCGTCAGTGATGGAAACGGAGGCACGGCAATCTCTGTTGTAACGATCCAGGTAACCAACCAACCACCTATTCCGCAAAATTTGACCTTAACAACTGCGGGGAATACACCGGCATCAGGTCAGGTTGTAGCAACCGACCCGAACGGCGATCCGTTAACGTACAGTTTGAATTCAGCACCGACTAACGGAACAGTAGTGATCAATCCAGATGGAACGTTTACGTATACACCGGGTGCGAATTTCTCGGGAACGGATGCTTTTACGTATCTTGTATCGGATGGGATTGGAGGCACAGCGGTAGGTAATGTGACCATTAATGTGCTGAATCAGCCGCCATCCACGAGTGATGTTTCCCTTTCGACGATCCAAAATATGATGGCTACAGGCCAGGTGATCGCCACGGATCCCAATGGGGACCCGTTAACGTATACTTTGCAGTCTCCTCCTGTAAGCGGTACGGCAGTTGTTAATCCAGATGGAAGTTTCGACTATACACCGAATACCGGTTTTACAGGACCTGATTCTTTTACTGTACTGGTGTCTGATGGATTTGGAGGAACTGCGATTGCAACAGTGACCATTAACGTGGTTAACCAGCCTCCTATAGCACAAACACAAAATTTCTCTACGGTACAAAATACAGCCTTATCTGGACAGATTATTGCGACGGATCCCGATGGTGATGCTCTTACTTATCAGCTGTCATCTCTTCCGGTAAATGGGACGGCAGTCGTAAACCCAGACGGTACGTTTACGTATACCCCAGCTACCGGGTTTGTAGGCACCGATTCCTTTACTGTTCTTGTTAGTGATGGAAAGGGTGGAACGGCAGTGGGAACGGCTATTGTCAGAGTAGCGGATCAAGCGCCGATAGCACAGGACTTGGCTATAACGACGAACGTTAATACACCGGTAGCCGGTCAAATTCTTGCAACCGATCCGGATGGAGACCCGCTTACGTATACATTATCTGTACCACCTAGTAATGGGGTTGTTGTACTGAACTCAGATGGAACCTTTACGTATACACCAAATTTCAACTTCTTCGGAATTGATAATTTCTCTGTGTTAGTGAGTGATGGAAAAGGAGGGACAGCTACCTCTAACGTGCAAGTGGGTGTTCCGGTTGCTGCGCCTGTTACATCCGATGTAACGCTGAATACGAACACAAATATTCCGGTATCCGGCCAGGTGATAGCTACCGATCCGCAAGGCGAGACTCTGACCTATACTGTATCAGCTGGACCTGCGAATGGCTCTGTCGCTTTGAATTCGGCGGATGGAACCTTTACGTATACCCCAAACCCGGGGTTTGCTGGCACGGACACTTTCTCTGTGCTTGTTACGAATACAAGCGGGGTTTTCGTTACTTCGGTCGTAACCATTAACGTAGATAACCAGCCTCCGGTGGTACCAGATTATTCTCTTGACACCGTACAGAATATCCCGGTTGGTGGTCAAATTATAGCTACGGACCCGGATGGAAACGTGTTAACGTACTCACTAGCTATTGCACCAACACAAGGTACAGCGTTGGTAAATCCGGATGGAACCTTTACGTATACGCCGAATCCAGGTGTCGTCGGGACGGACATTTTCTCTGTACTGGTTAGTGACGGAAGAGGAGGCACGGCAACCTCTGTAGTCACAGTTAACATTATTGATCAGCCTCCTGTAGCCGAGGATCTACTCCTTGCTACACCGAACGGAATCAGTGTATCTGGTGCTGTTACGGCAACAGATCCGGATGGTGATCCGCTTACGTATACGCTGAATGCAGCCCCTGCTTTTGGCACAGCGGTTGTGAATCCAGACGGTACTTTTACCTATACACCGAATGCAGGCTATGTTGGAAGAGATAGTTTCACCGTGTTAGTCGATGACGGAAAAGGCGGAACCGCGATAGTAACCGTCCAGATTGATGTCACGAACAGCCCGCCCATAGCGGTAGGAACGAATGTGTCTACTACTCAAAATACACCAGTAGCTGGAGCTGTGACGGCAACCGATCCAGAGGGTGACCCGCTTACATTTAGTTTACTCACACCTCCGGCAAACGGGGTTGTCACCGTAAATCCAGATGGAACGTTCACTTATACACCGAATGCAGGTTATGTAGGTCCAGATAGTTTCACTGTACTCATTAGTGATGGCCTAGGCGGAACAGCAATAGCGACGGCTACTGTTAATGTAACGGATCTCCCGCCGGTAACGTCCGATGTAAGTGTTTCGACGTCTATTAATTTACCGGTATCAGGGCAAGTGACAGCAACCGATCCGGAAGGTGACCTGCTTACGTTTAGTCTTTTATCACCGCCGGTAAATGGTACGGCAGCAGTGAATCCAGATGGAACCTTTACGTATACACCAAATCCAGGTTATGTAGGTCCTGATGCGTTTACCATTCTCGTGAGTGATGGAAAAGGAGGAACGGCGGTATCAACGGTCAATGTTCAAGTGGTTAATCAGCCGCCGCTCACCCAAAATTCAACTGTATCCACAGTGCAGCCAATACCGGTAACAGGAGCAGTTATTGCAACCGATCCCGATGGAGATCCGCTCACCTATACGGTACATTCACTACCTGCTAATGGAACACTGATCTTGAACCCGGATGGAACGTTCACGTACACACCTGCGGGTGGGTTCTATGGCACCGACTTCTTCACTGTAACGGTCAGCGACGGAAGAGGAGGAGTTGCAGTAGCCGCAGTTACAGTAAACGTGAATGCGAGTCCTCCTGCAGTTCAAAGTCAGAACCTTGAGACCGGAGTAAATGTACCGATATCGGGTCAAATCGTTGCTGTTGATCCAAATGGGCTGCCGCTCACTTATTCTTTGCAATCTCCACCCATTAATGGAACCGTAACGGTGAACCCGGATGGTACATTCACTTACACTCCAAATCTCGGTTATGGCGGGCAGGATAGCTTCACTGTACAGAGTACTAATTCTGCAGGGGGTATAGGTATAGGTACAATAACGCTAATGGTAGTCAATCTTCCGCCGACTGCTACAGGTGCTAATGTATCGACGACTGAGAATATTGCCGTATCTGGAGCCATATCTGGAGCCGATCCCGATGGAGATCCGCTTACCTTTACGATCAATTCTCCTCCGACGAGTGGAACAGCGATCGTGAATCCAGACGGTACGTTTACGTATACACCGAATACCGGATTTGTAGGCAGTGACTCGTTCACCATTTTAGTTAGTGATGGAAACGGAGGAACAGCGATAGCTCCGGTTACTGTTCAAGTGACGGGCCGGCCTCCGGTTACAGAGGATCAGGTGATTTCAACAAGTCCAAATACGCCGGTTAATGGACAGATTATTGCTTCCGATCCCGATGGAGATCCGCTCATCTATCTCCTGGGTTCTTCTCCGACGAGTGGAACGACCCAGCTGAATCCAGATGGAAGTTTTACGTATACTCCGAACGCTGGCTTTGCAGGCACGGATTCTTTTACGGTATGGGTGAGTGATGGAAAAGGAGGAACGGCCGTTTCCACGGTAACCATTAATATTCCTGTTCTTCCGCCAATCGTAAGTGATGTTACATTTACGACGTTTGCAGGAAATCCAATAAGTGCTGTGCTCACGGCAGTCGACCCTGAAGGCTCGGTAGTTACCTTTACTCTGAGCATACCGCCTGAACAAGGTGTGGTTACGGTGAATCTAGATGGAAGTTTCACGTATACACCGGGTCCAACATTTGTAGGTACCGATCGGTTTACAGTTATTGCAGCAGATGCGAATGGTGCATCCTCCAATATCATTGTGACCATTCAGGTTGTTACCGGCACGCCGAGTGCACCAGATGTCTCACTTTCTACCCTTATCAATACTCCAGTTAACGGCGTAGTCTCAGCGAGCGCCCCAGGAGTTCTGAGCTTTACGCTCTACACGTTATTGCCGGCAAACGGCACCGTCGTTATCAACCCAGATGGTACGTTTACGTATACCCCGAATTCAGGATTTATCGGGACAGATCAGTTTAGCGTCATTGTTACCGATCTATACGGTCAAAATGCAATTTCTACCGTGACAGTAACGGTAGAAGATGATATCCCGTTTGCTAATCCGGTAAGGGTAGCTACGGTTCAAGGGCAGGCGGTGAATGGAGCTGCGATTGCGATTGATCCAAGTGGTCTTGCATTTATCTATTCTTTAGGAACTCCTCCTCAGTTCGGTACGGTAGTTGTAAATCCAGACGGTACCTTTACGTATACGCCAAATTCTGATTTTATAGGTACCGATCGTTTTACTATCATTGCAATAAACAGTGCAGGAGAATCCGTATCGATTCCTGTTAGCGTAGAAATAAGTGCTTCCGGACCGGTAGATGGACCGATTACAACGGATATCGGCATTGGAACAGCGCAAGATCAGCCTGTATCTGGGACCATTCTTGCGAGTGACCCGGCAGGGCTACCGCTGATTTATCAGCTTGCAGGTCTTCCAAATTCAGGATCAGTAGAGCTGAATCCAGATAGAAGCTTTACGTATATTCCAAACACAGGTTTTACGGGAACGGATACGTTCAGTGTGAGGGTCAGTGACAGCCTTGGACTCAGTGCTCTGTCCATCGTTACGGTTGTTGTATATCCTTCAGGCAATCCAAACTCGGTGAATATTCAGCTTACTACGACAGTAGGAACCCCTGTAAGAGATGCGCTGCCAGCGGGTCAGGGAAGTTATATTTTACGGAGCGGCCCTTCACGGGGTAGAGTAGAATTACGACCAGATGGGACTTTTGTTTATACACCAGATGCTGGATTCACCGGAATTGATGAATTTACGATACAATTCACGGATCTGGCAGGTAAGATTACTTTGTTCCTTGTTTCCGTAAAAGTGACAAAGGAAAGCAACACCTTAACCCTTCAGCTTCGTACAGAAGAAAACCGACCTCTATCAGGCAATTTAAATACGATTGGTCTCGGTCTTATTGTTACCGCACAGATCATAGATAACCCGAACAATGGAAGACTTGTACTCAATGCAAATGGAACGTATATCTATTTCCCTGATCCTGATTTTACAGGCCCAGATCAATTCACATTCATCGTAACGGATGCCCAGGAAGGTATTTATACGGTCATTGTCAATGTACTAGTCTATCCGGAAGGGGAAGAATAGAAGAAGATTTCATTTTAGATGTTGATAAAAAAGGAACCCGGAAGCCTCGATTATCGAGACCTTCCGGGTTTCTTTTTTGGGTTTGACTTTTTCTTTTTTATGGGATTCTTTTTAGAAGGAAGGAGGGGGACAGTTTTATGTTTTGATCTATTTTTTGAAATCCCTTTTGTTTTCCTAGCAGGTTTCCTTGCGATTGGCACGTTTATAGACTCTGGCTTAGATGAGGAAGGGGAAGATGGTTCCACCGGAATCATCGGTTTGGCTTCCATATGAGAAGATTCGGCTTCCTGAGAGCCGAGCATGGAGAGATGCTCCGTATAGTAGACCTTTTCAATCTCACGCGCATTCTGAAAAGATAAACGCTGCTCGCTCACATACTCCGGCTCCTCCCAACTTCTTTGTTTTAGATAGGTAAGCTCTTCGGGAGAGATCTCTTCTTTCACAACAACAAGCTGGTACATGATTTGGTAGGCCACATTAAGCTGGCTTTGTCTTAACAGACTGAGCTCCAGTGGATCGTACGCTTTATAGATGGGAAAATAAAAAAACTCTAGGTGCAAGAGCCGAAAATCTATTCCTATCTCCTGCTCCGCTTCGGTAAGGGACCAGGCTGTATGTTGACGAAAGAGATACTCTTCCTGGTCTACATGATAATGAGGATCCTGCGTCCAGTAACGAGGGGAATGCTCGTTGAAAAATTGTTTAAAATGAGGGTTTGTCATGTGTGCTGTTACATGCGCATAAGGCGCTATAATGCATACAACCGCACCATGTTTACATACACGATATATCTCTTTAAGAACAGGCTGCAAATGATGAACATACTGCAAACTGTGGGAAGCCATGATGTAGCTGACGGAATTATCTTCGAACGGCAGTGGCTCGTTTATGTCATGGATGATATCCACTGCATCGTAAGGAAAGCGGTCAATCCCTATACATCCAGGCAATTTTTGATTGCCACAACCTAGATCCACTCTCATAAATAAACCTACTTTCTGTAGTCCCCCTCACTGTATTCATACACTGCCTCCAAGCACTACCTCTTATAGCTGTATTCGGAAAGTACCCCTGATGTATGAGCATTTATCCAGACAGACGACCCATTCTTACTAAGCGGCAATGTACTTTGTTCATTTCTATCTATCTCGCAGCAGAAAGTGTCATTAAATTAAGGAGCGAGACCTATATAAGGAATAATTAGATTAGAATATAATATGAACCACAATATAAAGCGCTTACATTCATTGATAGTTTTACCACCATCCTAATTGCCTTGGAGGGATACGTAGTGAACAGGAAAATGAGAAAAAGTGTACGGAAATTAGGAATTTGTATTTTAGCAGCAGGGATATGTTATTCAGCAGTTGGCTTTTCTGGACAAGCCCAAGCCGCAAATCCAAGACAGATGGAATACCTGGACCGAGGTGTAGTTGCTGTAAAGACAGATAATGGGGTATTTGTGAGCTGGCGGTTACTGGGCACAGAAGGATCTGGCGTAACGTTTAATGTATACCGAGATGGTGTGAAGGTGAATGCAACACCAATTATGAACAGTACGAATCTTCAGGATTCGGCAGGTACAACCGGTTCAAAGTATACAGTGAGGGCTGTCGTTAATGGAGCGGAGCAAGCTGCGTCCACTGCCGTAAGTGTATGGGGATCCCATTATTTATCGGTTCCACTAAGTAAACCGGCAGGCGGAACAACACCGGACGGAGTAAATTATACGTATAGCGCAAATGATGCGAGTGCAGGGGATCTGGATGGAGATGGTACATATGAGCTTATTGTGAAATGGGATCCTTCCAACTCGAAAGATAATTCTCAAAGCGGCTACACAGGAGAAGTGTTTATTGATGCTTATAAGCTGGATGGAACCCGTTTATGGCGGATTGGTCTTGGCAAAAATATTCGGGCAGGTGCGCATTACACTCAGTTCATGGTATACGATTTGGACGGGGATGGAAAAGCAGAGGTTGCCATGAAAACAGCAGACGGAAGTAAAGATGGTACCGGTGCTGTGATTGGGGATGGAACGAAAGATTATCGTAACAGCAGCGGATACATTTTGACTGGTCCCGAGTACTTAACGATCTTTAATGGCTTAACTGGAAAGGCACTTACAACGGTAAACTATGACCCGCCGCGTGGTACAGTAAGCAGCTGGGGGGATAACTATGGGAACCGGGTCGATCGTTTCTTGGCAGGAATTGCGTATCTCGACGGGGAGAGACCAAGTCTCGTTATGGCTCGCGGCTACTATACTCGTTCTGTCCTGGTTGCCTATGATTATCGGAATGGACAATTAACAAAACGCTGGACTTTTGATACGAATACTTCGGGCAACAGTGCGTATGCAGGGCAAGGAAATCACAGTCTCAGTGTAGGAGACGTCGATAATGATGGAAAAGACGAGATTATCTATGGTGCTATGGCCGTGGATGATAATGGAACGGGACTTTATACGACGAAGCTTGGACATGGCGATGCCATGCATCTTAGCGACCTCGATCCAGATCGTACAGGAATGGAAGTATTTCAGGTGCATGAAACCCCTTCGGCTACAGCGGGAATTGAATTTCGTGATGCGAGAACAGGCACGCTCATCTGGGGAATTCCGACAAGTGCTGATATTGGACGAGGGATGGCTGCAGATATTGATCCAAGATATAAAGGAGCAGAGGTGTGGGCTGCAGGATCCATGTACACTGCAAAAGGACAGCTGATCAGCAATAAACTGCCTTCCACGAATTTTGGAATCTGGTGGGATGGCGATCTCAGCCGTGAACTGTTAGATAATAACCGGATCGATAAGTGGAATTACGACACTTCTACAGTAACAAATCTGCTTACTGCATCGGGTGCGGCCAGCAATAACGGCACGAAAGCTACACCCGCACTGCAAGCAGATCTACTCGGAGATTGGCGGGAAGAAGCCGTCTGGCGAACAACGGACAGTACTGCACTCCGAATCTATACTACCACGGCTCTAACCGAAACGAGGATTTATACGCTGATGCATGATCCTGTGTATCGTCTTGGTATCGCATGGCAAAATGTGGCCTATAATCAGCCGCCTCATACGAGTTTTTATCTCGGCACAGGGATGGATACTCCTCCTACACCGAATATACGATTGACGGCAGCGCCATAAGACAGACATGCAAATCTTGTTATCATGAAGAAGTGAATCATATCTGGAATCGTTTAGAAGACTGCATAGGTGCGGTCTTCTTTTTGTTATGAGCTGTTCATGCCCTTATATAAGCGGAATATGTGATTATTTGTCAAAAAGAGATCATTTAACATACAGCCACTATAACTGTTAAAAAATGTTTGACAGCCGCAGTCTGCCTCATTACAATGTACATAACATACTAAACAGGTAGGAATAAATGTTAATGCAAAACCTACCGCACGGACGAGGAACGTAAGGCAGTATAGATCCGGCAGACACGTACATTCCAAGACGGTTTGACCTGGATCTATAGGCTTTCGTTCCTCCATTTTTATATCTCATACTTATTAAGCTGGGGCAAAGGGGAGATTGTAGATGAATAAGAGGATTCGCAAAGGTCTTACAATCAGTATGGCATTATTATTAACGGCTTCGCTGGCAGCCTGCGGCGTAGATAATACACAATCTGCAGGCGGTGGAGGTGCTGGAAAGAAATCGGGAGCCATTGAATTGTTAAACGTTTCTTATGACCCTACACGTGAACTGTATGAGCAGTATAACAAAGCTTTTGCTGCTTACTATGAGCAGGAGAAAGGGCAGAAAGTGACGATTAAACAATCCCACGGAGGATCAGGTAAACAGAGCCGTTCTGTTATTGATGGTTTGGATGCAGATGTGGTGACACTTGCCCTGGGATACGATATCAGTGCTATAGAAGAAAAAGGCCTCATTAATCAAGGCTGGCAGGAGAAATTCGAACATAACAGTGCTCCTTATACATCCACTATCGTATTTCTCGTTCGTAAAGGCAATCCCAAAGGGATTAAAGATTGGGATGATCTGATCAAGGGCGATACACAGGTCATTACACCGAATCCACAAACATCCGGCGGAGCAAGATGGAACTATCTGGCTGCATGGGGTTATGCACTGAAAAAGAACAATAACGACGAAACCAAAGCAAAAGAGTTTGTAGCTGAACTATTTAAACATACACCGGTTCTTGATACAGGAGCGCGCGGTTCAACCACTACATTTGTAGAGCGTAAGATTGGTGATGTGCTGCTGGCTTGGGAGAATGAAGCTCTGTTGTCTGTAAAAGAACTGGGAAAGGACAAATTTGATATTGTCTATCCTTCGGTCAGTATTCTGGCAGAACCGCCCGTTGCTGTCGTTGATAAAAATGTAGAGAAAAAAGGTACACGAGAGGCCGCGGAAGCTTATCTTACCTACCTGTACAGTGAAGAAGGGCAAAAAATAGCAGCAGACAATTATTATCGGCCTACACTGGATACTGTAGCTGAACAGTATAAAGATGCCTTTCCGCAGATCGAACTGTTCACCATTTCGGATGTATTCGGCACTTGGGAAGAAACACAGGAGAAACATTTCAGTGAAGGCGGTATTTTCGAGCAAATCTACACACCAGGCAGCTAAAGCTTTGGCACGGCTGACCGGACAAAAACCGGAGGCGAGAAGGGATGAACAGGCATGAGTAGTAGTGGAGTGGGAACTTCCAAAGTAAGGGTCCTCCCTGGTTTTGGAATATCAATGGGTTTTACAGTTCTATACTTAAGCCTCGTGGTACTCATTCCACTGGCTGCACTTCTGTTTAATTCAACAGGTCTTACATGGGG from Paenibacillus polygoni encodes the following:
- a CDS encoding beta strand repeat-containing protein, yielding MPYILRYNGTTNGSITFTGNTLGLNKVANQNNQGTTGSIGAFSTLNTTLRAGNFPLGTTLNYTLNGSRAVLDIPSGASVLYAELIWSGSYDAGGGSVLGAVGNPISFSTPIGTTAVSPDPATAQNTAPIRSNYVNSAIVTALVQEGGPGTYAAGTVPATVTASNNNDNFAGWTLAVIYSSPFLPSRNISFYVGAEIVNQALGSTTTTIGGFATPVTGTVNGRLLVSASEGDPQLVGDQLRFGPTIATLAPISGPNNPVDNFFCSQINNDQGLLDTRGTFGTLNSPPGGATIGARQGWDITNVNVSSSLTNSQTTAVIQATSQGDAYLVNSLGLQVDVNAPFFVFTKSSNTSSTLVGNSIQYTLTVSNTGTAAASLVLLKDNFPSSGSFVPGSLFVNGVNQPGADPVTGVALGTVNPGQTRTIVYSVQIVSRPAGSVQSNVAEISYNFQSLPGGPIFQGTSRSNGNIVSIGNQPPTTQNYAVVTNGNTAVSGQVTGSDPDGDPLSFTLNSVPTSGTDLVNTDGTYTYTPNPGFAGNDSFTVLVSDGFGGTAVSTVAVTVLNQPPIANNLDVTTSKNTPLSGQVTAADPNGDGLIYSLNSAPANGTVTINPDGTFEYIPNTDYIGNDSFTFLAADPNGGTAIGAVTIHILNRPPITQNVNLTTPANVAASGQVTASDPDGDPLTFTQNTSPVNGTTQVNPDGTFTYIPNPSFIGTDSFTVLVTDISGGTAVSTVTIEVVNLPPVTNNLNLATGENIPVSGQVTATDPNSDPLTFALTGAPASGTAVVNPDGTFTYIPNPGFVGTDTFNVVVSDGNGGTAISVVTIQVTNQPPIPQNLTLTTAGNTPASGQVVATDPNGDPLTYSLNSAPTNGTVVINPDGTFTYTPGANFSGTDAFTYLVSDGIGGTAVGNVTINVLNQPPSTSDVSLSTIQNMMATGQVIATDPNGDPLTYTLQSPPVSGTAVVNPDGSFDYTPNTGFTGPDSFTVLVSDGFGGTAIATVTINVVNQPPIAQTQNFSTVQNTALSGQIIATDPDGDALTYQLSSLPVNGTAVVNPDGTFTYTPATGFVGTDSFTVLVSDGKGGTAVGTAIVRVADQAPIAQDLAITTNVNTPVAGQILATDPDGDPLTYTLSVPPSNGVVVLNSDGTFTYTPNFNFFGIDNFSVLVSDGKGGTATSNVQVGVPVAAPVTSDVTLNTNTNIPVSGQVIATDPQGETLTYTVSAGPANGSVALNSADGTFTYTPNPGFAGTDTFSVLVTNTSGVFVTSVVTINVDNQPPVVPDYSLDTVQNIPVGGQIIATDPDGNVLTYSLAIAPTQGTALVNPDGTFTYTPNPGVVGTDIFSVLVSDGRGGTATSVVTVNIIDQPPVAEDLLLATPNGISVSGAVTATDPDGDPLTYTLNAAPAFGTAVVNPDGTFTYTPNAGYVGRDSFTVLVDDGKGGTAIVTVQIDVTNSPPIAVGTNVSTTQNTPVAGAVTATDPEGDPLTFSLLTPPANGVVTVNPDGTFTYTPNAGYVGPDSFTVLISDGLGGTAIATATVNVTDLPPVTSDVSVSTSINLPVSGQVTATDPEGDLLTFSLLSPPVNGTAAVNPDGTFTYTPNPGYVGPDAFTILVSDGKGGTAVSTVNVQVVNQPPLTQNSTVSTVQPIPVTGAVIATDPDGDPLTYTVHSLPANGTLILNPDGTFTYTPAGGFYGTDFFTVTVSDGRGGVAVAAVTVNVNASPPAVQSQNLETGVNVPISGQIVAVDPNGLPLTYSLQSPPINGTVTVNPDGTFTYTPNLGYGGQDSFTVQSTNSAGGIGIGTITLMVVNLPPTATGANVSTTENIAVSGAISGADPDGDPLTFTINSPPTSGTAIVNPDGTFTYTPNTGFVGSDSFTILVSDGNGGTAIAPVTVQVTGRPPVTEDQVISTSPNTPVNGQIIASDPDGDPLIYLLGSSPTSGTTQLNPDGSFTYTPNAGFAGTDSFTVWVSDGKGGTAVSTVTINIPVLPPIVSDVTFTTFAGNPISAVLTAVDPEGSVVTFTLSIPPEQGVVTVNLDGSFTYTPGPTFVGTDRFTVIAADANGASSNIIVTIQVVTGTPSAPDVSLSTLINTPVNGVVSASAPGVLSFTLYTLLPANGTVVINPDGTFTYTPNSGFIGTDQFSVIVTDLYGQNAISTVTVTVEDDIPFANPVRVATVQGQAVNGAAIAIDPSGLAFIYSLGTPPQFGTVVVNPDGTFTYTPNSDFIGTDRFTIIAINSAGESVSIPVSVEISASGPVDGPITTDIGIGTAQDQPVSGTILASDPAGLPLIYQLAGLPNSGSVELNPDRSFTYIPNTGFTGTDTFSVRVSDSLGLSALSIVTVVVYPSGNPNSVNIQLTTTVGTPVRDALPAGQGSYILRSGPSRGRVELRPDGTFVYTPDAGFTGIDEFTIQFTDLAGKITLFLVSVKVTKESNTLTLQLRTEENRPLSGNLNTIGLGLIVTAQIIDNPNNGRLVLNANGTYIYFPDPDFTGPDQFTFIVTDAQEGIYTVIVNVLVYPEGEE
- a CDS encoding class I SAM-dependent methyltransferase — encoded protein: MRVDLGCGNQKLPGCIGIDRFPYDAVDIIHDINEPLPFEDNSVSYIMASHSLQYVHHLQPVLKEIYRVCKHGAVVCIIAPYAHVTAHMTNPHFKQFFNEHSPRYWTQDPHYHVDQEEYLFRQHTAWSLTEAEQEIGIDFRLLHLEFFYFPIYKAYDPLELSLLRQSQLNVAYQIMYQLVVVKEEISPEELTYLKQRSWEEPEYVSEQRLSFQNAREIEKVYYTEHLSMLGSQEAESSHMEAKPMIPVEPSSPSSSKPESINVPIARKPARKTKGISKNRSKHKTVPLLPSKKNPIKKKKSNPKKKPGRSR
- a CDS encoding rhamnogalacturonan lyase, with the protein product MRKSVRKLGICILAAGICYSAVGFSGQAQAANPRQMEYLDRGVVAVKTDNGVFVSWRLLGTEGSGVTFNVYRDGVKVNATPIMNSTNLQDSAGTTGSKYTVRAVVNGAEQAASTAVSVWGSHYLSVPLSKPAGGTTPDGVNYTYSANDASAGDLDGDGTYELIVKWDPSNSKDNSQSGYTGEVFIDAYKLDGTRLWRIGLGKNIRAGAHYTQFMVYDLDGDGKAEVAMKTADGSKDGTGAVIGDGTKDYRNSSGYILTGPEYLTIFNGLTGKALTTVNYDPPRGTVSSWGDNYGNRVDRFLAGIAYLDGERPSLVMARGYYTRSVLVAYDYRNGQLTKRWTFDTNTSGNSAYAGQGNHSLSVGDVDNDGKDEIIYGAMAVDDNGTGLYTTKLGHGDAMHLSDLDPDRTGMEVFQVHETPSATAGIEFRDARTGTLIWGIPTSADIGRGMAADIDPRYKGAEVWAAGSMYTAKGQLISNKLPSTNFGIWWDGDLSRELLDNNRIDKWNYDTSTVTNLLTASGAASNNGTKATPALQADLLGDWREEAVWRTTDSTALRIYTTTALTETRIYTLMHDPVYRLGIAWQNVAYNQPPHTSFYLGTGMDTPPTPNIRLTAAP
- a CDS encoding sulfate ABC transporter substrate-binding protein; amino-acid sequence: MNKRIRKGLTISMALLLTASLAACGVDNTQSAGGGGAGKKSGAIELLNVSYDPTRELYEQYNKAFAAYYEQEKGQKVTIKQSHGGSGKQSRSVIDGLDADVVTLALGYDISAIEEKGLINQGWQEKFEHNSAPYTSTIVFLVRKGNPKGIKDWDDLIKGDTQVITPNPQTSGGARWNYLAAWGYALKKNNNDETKAKEFVAELFKHTPVLDTGARGSTTTFVERKIGDVLLAWENEALLSVKELGKDKFDIVYPSVSILAEPPVAVVDKNVEKKGTREAAEAYLTYLYSEEGQKIAADNYYRPTLDTVAEQYKDAFPQIELFTISDVFGTWEETQEKHFSEGGIFEQIYTPGS